Proteins co-encoded in one Marmota flaviventris isolate mMarFla1 chromosome 9, mMarFla1.hap1, whole genome shotgun sequence genomic window:
- the Dusp8 gene encoding dual specificity protein phosphatase 8: MAGDRLPRKVMDAKKLASLLRGGPGGPLVIDSRSFVEYNSWHVLSSVNICCSKLVKRRLQQGKVTIAELIQPAVRSQVEATEPQDVVVYDQSTRDASVLAADSFLSILLSKLDGCFDSVAILTGGFATFSSCFPGLCEGKPATLLPMSLSQPCLPVPSVGLTRILPHLYLGSQKDVLNKDLMTQNGISYVLNASNSCPKPDFICESHFLRIPINDNYCEKLLPWLDKSIEFIDKAKLSSCQVIVHCLAGISRSATIAIAYIMKTMGMSSDDAYRFVKDRRPSISPNFNFLGQLLEYERSLKLLAALQGDATHPGTPESLPGPAAGVPLPRLPPPTSESAATGNAATTAAREGSPSTGGEAPVPMARATSALQQGLHGLHLSSDRLQDTNRLKRSFSLDIKSAYAPSRRPDCPGPPDPGEAPKLCKLDSPSGGTLGLPSPSPDSPDPAPEARPRPRRRPRPPAGSPARSPAHGLGLNFGDAARQTPRHGLSALSAGLPGPGQPAGAGTWAPPLDSPGTPSPDGPWCFSPEGAQGAGGTRFSAFGRAGVPGPGSDLRRREAARAEPREARTGWPDEPAPDTQFKRRSCQMEFEEGMVEGRARGEDLAGLGKQASFSGSVEVIEVS; the protein is encoded by the exons ATGGCCGGGGACCGGCTCCCGAGGAAAGTGATGGACGCCAAGAAGCTGGCCAGCCTGCTGCGAGGCGGGCCTGGGGGGCCTCTGGTCATTGACAGCCGCTCCTTTGTGGAGTACAACAGTTGGCACGTGCTGAGCTCCGTCAACATCTGCTGCTCCAAGCTGGTGAAGCGGCGGCTGCAGCAGGGCAAAGTGACCATCGCGGAGCTCATCCAGCCCGCTGTGCGCAGTCAG GTGGAGGCCACGGAACCACAGGACGTGGTGGTCTATGACCAGAGCACTCGGGACGCCAGTGTGCTGGCAGCAGACAGCTTCCTGTCCATCCTGCTCAGCAAGCTGGACGGCTGCTTCGACAGTGTGGCCATCCTCACAG GCGGGTTTgccaccttctcctcctgcttCCCTGGCCTCTGCGAGGGCAAGCCTGCCACCCTGCTGCCCATGAGCCtctcccagccctgcctgcctgtGCCCAGTGTGGGCCTGACCCGCATCCTGCCTCACCTCTACCTGGGCTCTCAGAAAGACGTCCTAAATAAG GATCTGATGACCCAAAATGGAATAAGCTATGTCCTCAATGCCAGCAACTCCTGCCCCAAGCCAGACTTCATCTGCGAGAGCCACTTCCTGCGCATCCCCATCAATGACAACTACTGCGAGAAGCTGCTGCCCTGGCTGGACAAGTCCATCGAGTTCATTG ATAAAGCCAAGCTGTCCAGCTGCCAAGTCATCGTCCACTGTCTGGCTGGCATCTCCCGCTCTGCCACCATCGCCATCGCCTATATCATGAAGACCATGGGCATGTCCTCTGATGACGCCTACAG GTTTGTGAAGGACCGGCGCCCATCCATCTCGCCCAACTTCAACTTCCTGGGCCAGCTGCTGGAGTATGAGCGGAGCCTGAAGCTACTGGCTGCCCTGCAGGGTGATGCGACCCACCCTGGGACCCCTGAATCCCTCCCAGGCCCTGCGGCAGGGGTCCCACTGCCCCGGCTGCCACCACCTACCTCAGAGAGCGCTGCGACGGGGAACGCAGCGACTACCGCAGCCAGGGAGGGCAGCCCAAGCACCGGTGGGGAGGCCCCAGTGCCCATGGCCCGGGCTACCAGCGCACTACAGCAGGGCCTCCATGGCCTACACCTCTCCTCCGACCGCCTCCAAGATACCAACCGCCTCAAGCGTTCCTTCTCGCTGGACATCAAGTCCGCCTACGCCCCCAGCCGGCGGCCAGATTGCCCGGGCCCGCCTGACCCTGGAGAGGCCCCTAAGCTCTGTAAGCTGGACAGCCCGTCGGGGGGTACGCTGGGTCTCCCCTCGCCCAGCCCCGACAGCCCGGACCCAGCACCGGAGGCGCGCCCACGTCCCCGCCGGCGGCCCCGGCCTCCCGCTGGCTCTCCTGCGCGCTCCCCAGCCCATGGCCTCGGCCTGAACTTTGGCGATGCAGCCAGGCAGACTCCGCGGCATGGCCTCTCAGCCCTGTCGGCTGGACTGCCCGGACCAGGCCAGCCGGCTGGCGCAGGAACCTGGGCGCCTCCCCTGGATTCCCCAGGCACTCCGTCCCCAGACGGGCCCTGGTGCTTCAGCCCCGAGGGCGCGCAGGGGGCGGGTGGCACGCGGTTCTCAGCCTTCGGCCGGGCTGGTGTACCAGGACCAGGCAGTGACCTGCGGCGGCGGGAGGCGGCCCGGGCTGAGCCCCGGGAAGCGCGGACCGGCTGGCCCGATGAGCCGGCCCCCGACACGCAGTTCAAGCGGCGCAGCTGTCAGATGGAGTTCGaggagggcatggtggagggGCGCGCGCGCGGCGAGGACCTGGCCGGTCTGGGCAAGCAGGCCAGCTTCTCCGGAAGCGTGGAGGTCATCGAGGTGTCTTGA